The Flavobacterium sp. 102 genomic interval CAGGTACTCCAATAAACACTTAGACCATCACCACTGTTAATCCAAGCGCCACCAGTCATTCCGATTCGGTCTCTTAATTTAGTGTTGAAATAATTGGTCCAAGTTTGTCCGCTGGCTTCGGCTACTACGTCTTGTAATTTCACATAGACATTGTGGTAAGCCCAACGTGTTCCGGCATCGGCGACATATTGTAAATTGGCAGGCTCAACATTATCACCTAAAGCATCATTCAATCCTGAATTCATAGACAATAAGTTTTTACAAGTAATCAGATTTTCTTTGGCTAATGGTGCGCTTGTCCAACCGGTTCCTAAATAATCAGAGACTTTGTTATTAATGTTGAGTAATCCTTCATCTTGTGCAATTCCGGTTACCGTAGAAGTCAATGTTTTTCCGGCACTTGCCCAATACCAAGGAGAAGTTGCCGAGTGGCCGTTAAAATAGTTTTCCATCACGATTCTACCATTGACTAATATGATAAAGGATTTGGTGTTTTTTTGTTCCAAATAGTCTAGTAAAGGTTGAACGGCACTTTGATTCCAGCTTAAATCTGTTATGGATTTCGTTTCCCAAGTATTACTGCTGTCAGTTGGAGGAAAGTACATTTGTTCAGCAGAATTATCAGAATCAGAACTGCAATTCAACATAAAAAGGGACACAAAAACGAGTAGGTATATCTTTTTCATAACTTAGAATTTGTCTTTGGACTTTAAAAGTAGTAAATAGTTTAATGTTGATAATATTAATTTTTATTTCACTCACTTTATGAACTTAAAAAATTAAATTTGTGATGGAGTTAAAACCAGTAAATACCATGAAAAGAATTTCCGCCATACTGATCACTTTCTTATTAATCTCATGCCAAGCTGATGTTAAAAAAGAAGATTTGTCAAAGCTCAATGGCTATTGGGAAATCAAACAAGTGACTTTGGCTAACGGCGAAACCAAAGACTATAAAGTCAACGAAACCATCGATTTTTTTGAACTTCGACATCCCGAAGTTTCGGGAGAGTCTGACCATAAAATGGTAGGCTTTCGCCAAAAAGTAATGCCGCAATTTGACGGCACTTTTAAAACCAACGGTATAAAGGAAAATCTTAAAATTTTGGAAATCGAGAATGCCTATTTTGTCGAATACAAAACCGATTACGGCAAATGGAATGAAGAGATTATCACCATTGAAGATTCTACTTTGGTGCTCAAAAACAAGCAGAACCTAATTTACACTTATAAAAAATTCAAACCTTTTTCTTTAAAATAATGACCAAAAGACTCAGCAACGAAAGTTCGATAGGCGAC includes:
- a CDS encoding serine hydrolase; translated protein: MKKIYLLVFVSLFMLNCSSDSDNSAEQMYFPPTDSSNTWETKSITDLSWNQSAVQPLLDYLEQKNTKSFIILVNGRIVMENYFNGHSATSPWYWASAGKTLTSTVTGIAQDEGLLNINNKVSDYLGTGWTSAPLAKENLITCKNLLSMNSGLNDALGDNVEPANLQYVADAGTRWAYHNVYVKLQDVVAEASGQTWTNYFNTKLRDRIGMTGGAWINSGDGLSVYWSTCRNMARFGLLSLNKGKWNGTTIVNENYFVQATTTSQPINQAYGYLWWLNGKSSYHLPTSQFEFNGTLMSNAPSDMYAALGKNDQKIYVIPSKKMVVIRMGDVANPDNPTFALSGFDNELWDKINDLYQ